A section of the Anabaena cylindrica PCC 7122 genome encodes:
- a CDS encoding GAF domain-containing protein: protein MKKRLLSFPQYVNDVEKLQEYPAKLMQQQEKTGHALVQDINHIIANSANPSLMLQEIAHLLGLAFKVDCCCLLAVTGDESAEISTANWCSEEYLELSHCDEILSMEQLMMSSPVVQCASEPLTIDDISISQKNLVIGCQSLSVPIKSVLAIPTRFNEQQNGIIILIKFQPYDWNESEKQLLKVVALSCAIALAQISQIHLLSTQKQYLQKTSQHQSLIKQLTILSLSNLEFNQMLQLVISSTAESLEADRGLLILLKYADPMFRNRPKNQIPKAKATVVGEWSKTNSVSATAVEKLEQSFWLSDCSLCQRVFVESGKPIMIDNFTEPKDDRQPNQLFAIEEFPTTLLMPLENQGKVLGFVVLQQETARNWQPAELNLVEMVCAQLSNAIIQSQTLRQVQNLVDERTEQLKRSLEVQAKLYEKTKQYVEQLQQLNELKDEFVSNISDRLRYPLTNMRMSIRNLRLPGISADRQSRYLDILESECTKEINLINDLLTLQKLESHKEAPQFESIDLNTKINEFVTGVEKQLTEKELTITVDLPKESLTLQTEIESFERILQELFTNVSKYSERDTVVHLQVSHKVEEEVDQVIIKVTNTGRGISQEEAAYIFDKFRRGKGRWIPGTGLGLALVKSLVQHLQGAIAIESTPITDSPLSEICFTLTLPQFSPPT from the coding sequence ATGAAAAAGCGTTTATTGTCATTCCCACAATACGTAAATGATGTAGAAAAACTACAAGAATACCCCGCCAAGCTGATGCAGCAACAGGAAAAAACAGGTCATGCTTTGGTGCAGGATATTAATCATATCATTGCCAATAGCGCAAATCCATCCTTGATGCTGCAAGAAATTGCTCACTTGCTGGGATTAGCATTTAAAGTAGATTGCTGCTGTCTGTTAGCTGTCACAGGTGATGAATCGGCTGAAATATCCACAGCTAATTGGTGTAGCGAAGAATATCTGGAATTATCACACTGCGACGAAATATTATCAATGGAACAGTTGATGATGAGTTCACCAGTTGTACAATGTGCTTCTGAACCATTGACTATTGATGATATTTCCATAAGTCAAAAAAATCTAGTAATTGGGTGTCAATCTTTATCAGTCCCGATTAAATCGGTGTTAGCAATTCCCACGCGATTTAATGAGCAACAGAATGGTATAATTATCCTGATAAAATTCCAACCTTATGATTGGAATGAATCAGAAAAACAATTACTAAAGGTAGTAGCGTTATCTTGTGCGATCGCTTTAGCTCAAATATCACAAATACATCTGCTCTCAACTCAAAAGCAGTATCTGCAAAAGACTAGCCAGCATCAAAGTTTAATTAAGCAATTAACTATACTAAGCCTTAGCAACTTGGAGTTTAATCAAATGCTCCAATTGGTGATTTCATCAACTGCTGAATCTTTAGAAGCAGATCGAGGTTTATTGATTTTATTGAAATACGCAGATCCAATGTTTAGGAATCGTCCAAAAAATCAAATTCCTAAAGCCAAAGCTACGGTAGTTGGCGAATGGAGTAAGACTAATAGCGTTTCTGCCACTGCTGTAGAAAAATTAGAGCAGTCTTTTTGGTTATCAGATTGTAGTTTATGCCAGCGTGTATTTGTAGAATCGGGGAAACCGATTATGATTGATAATTTTACAGAACCAAAAGATGATCGGCAACCAAATCAATTATTTGCCATTGAGGAGTTTCCTACCACACTGTTAATGCCATTGGAAAATCAAGGCAAAGTTTTAGGTTTTGTGGTTTTACAGCAAGAAACTGCTCGCAATTGGCAACCTGCGGAATTGAATTTGGTGGAAATGGTCTGCGCTCAATTGAGTAATGCCATAATTCAGTCGCAGACACTACGACAAGTCCAAAATTTGGTAGATGAACGAACAGAGCAACTGAAGCGGAGTTTGGAAGTACAGGCAAAATTATATGAAAAAACAAAGCAATATGTTGAGCAGTTACAACAATTAAATGAACTCAAAGATGAATTTGTGAGCAACATTAGCGATCGCTTGCGTTATCCCCTGACAAATATGCGAATGTCTATTCGTAACCTACGCTTGCCAGGAATTTCAGCAGATCGTCAATCTCGATATCTAGATATTCTAGAATCCGAATGTACCAAGGAAATTAACTTGATTAATGACCTACTGACACTCCAAAAACTTGAATCTCATAAAGAAGCACCACAATTTGAAAGTATAGATTTAAATACTAAGATTAATGAGTTTGTCACTGGTGTTGAAAAACAACTGACGGAGAAGGAATTAACTATCACCGTAGATTTACCCAAGGAGTCATTAACGCTCCAAACCGAAATTGAGAGTTTTGAGCGCATTTTGCAAGAACTTTTCACTAATGTCAGTAAATATTCAGAACGTGATACTGTTGTCCATTTACAAGTTAGTCACAAAGTCGAGGAAGAAGTTGATCAAGTTATTATTAAAGTGACTAATACAGGGCGTGGCATTTCACAAGAAGAAGCAGCCTACATCTTTGACAAGTTCCGTCGTGGTAAAGGACGTTGGATACCAGGTACAGGCTTGGGATTAGCCCTGGTAAAATCTCTAGTACAGCATTTGCAGGGTGCTATCGCTATTGAGAGTACTCCCATTACAGACTCCCCTCTCAGCGAAATTTGTTTTACCCTCACTCTACCTCAGTTTTCCCCACCAACTTAA
- a CDS encoding AAA family ATPase — protein MDFDYFRSNDDSNSKNNNRQNLLSNGWRPFQRDFDWGYFQQIIFQDTHELTQKTINLASYYADALARKDYAWWANILNLASDYTRGELQKYWNFITPDAITPDHRYKDVLTTETPIVQFVSRNSIPIDYVLNLLQEITVLRVLRLLESPDIITQYYSERDFYFPTEKFVNWERLDVINTVYAYWSKYDVWLQIDPYDRGRRQYTLMSQNLAPLINKATYDLAVMLSGYQSRVGKVHNQFPIRTFPQKIQDFSDSVQQAIINQNQLAVVVHGEPGTGKTAWTQSVAKEILVPLGYVIFILDHDAITNFVPPSYLERICIIINEADNLAQDRASEVAQYNNKTEHILALLDGTLYQSVIDESGVQIKQRLVVLMTCNTTERLDPAMLRKGRVDLMYEFTQRFV, from the coding sequence ATGGATTTTGATTATTTCAGAAGTAATGACGACAGTAATTCCAAGAATAACAATCGGCAAAACTTACTCTCTAATGGTTGGCGGCCATTTCAACGTGACTTTGATTGGGGGTATTTCCAGCAAATTATATTTCAGGATACCCATGAATTAACCCAAAAAACTATTAATCTAGCAAGTTATTATGCAGATGCATTAGCAAGAAAAGATTATGCTTGGTGGGCAAATATATTAAATTTAGCTTCAGACTATACTCGTGGTGAATTGCAAAAATATTGGAATTTTATTACACCTGATGCAATAACGCCTGACCATCGCTACAAGGATGTTTTAACTACAGAAACACCCATTGTCCAATTTGTGAGTCGTAATAGTATCCCCATTGATTATGTTTTGAATCTCTTGCAAGAAATTACCGTTTTGAGGGTTTTACGTTTATTAGAAAGTCCTGATATTATTACCCAATATTACTCGGAGAGAGATTTCTATTTTCCCACAGAAAAATTTGTTAATTGGGAACGACTAGATGTAATCAATACTGTTTATGCTTACTGGTCTAAATACGATGTTTGGTTACAGATTGATCCTTATGATCGTGGACGAAGACAATATACTTTAATGTCCCAAAATCTAGCACCTTTAATTAATAAGGCGACTTATGATTTAGCGGTGATGTTGAGTGGATATCAAAGTCGTGTTGGGAAAGTTCATAATCAATTTCCCATTCGTACATTTCCCCAAAAAATTCAAGACTTTAGTGACTCAGTTCAACAAGCAATTATCAATCAGAACCAATTAGCCGTTGTAGTACATGGAGAACCAGGAACAGGCAAAACAGCATGGACACAATCAGTAGCCAAGGAAATTTTAGTACCTTTAGGCTATGTAATTTTTATTTTGGATCATGATGCCATTACTAATTTTGTTCCTCCAAGTTACTTAGAAAGGATTTGTATAATCATCAACGAAGCTGATAATTTAGCTCAAGATAGAGCTTCAGAAGTAGCACAGTATAATAACAAAACTGAGCATATTTTGGCATTGTTAGATGGCACTTTATACCAAAGTGTAATTGATGAATCTGGTGTACAAATTAAGCAGCGGTTGGTTGTATTAATGACTTGTAACACCACAGAAAGATTAGATCCAGCCATGTTGCGTAAAGGACGAGTAGATTTAATGTATGAGTTTACACAGCGGTTTGTTTAA